The proteins below come from a single Ananas comosus cultivar F153 unplaced genomic scaffold, ASM154086v1, whole genome shotgun sequence genomic window:
- the LOC109705528 gene encoding uncharacterized protein LOC109705528 — MGGDELALEITVLSAESLPDPSSCSFSSSFLHLLFPQQQRLRPYAALSISNSDGDGDDDVYRTRIDEEGAHNPTWGDTLLLPVGPAFLGADAAVNLSVLSQSCCRGAGPALLGSCRIPSADVFDGLRPASARRRLSYALRSTPHHHHHRRPCGVVHVAVRALGRCVDQLAPPPLPPPQLGWARVAVGIPVAAGGHEMVSGGSSRDGRFAYEESFLCHSYSV, encoded by the coding sequence atggGCGGCGACGAGCTCGCGCTCGAGATCACCGTCCTCTCCGCCGAGTCCCTCCCCGACCCCTCCTCAtgctccttctcctcctctttcctCCACCTCCTCTTCCCGCAACAACAGCGCCTCCGCCCCTACGCCGCCCTCTCCATTTCCAATTCCGATGGCGACGGTGATGATGATGTTTACCGGACCCGAATCGACGAGGAGGGGGCGCATAACCCTACGTGGGGCGACACGCTGCTCCTGCCCGTGGGTCCCGCCTTCCTCGGCGCCGACGCCGCCGTAAACCTCTCCGTGCTCTCCCAGAGCTGCTGCCGCGGCGCCGGCCCCGCGCTCCTCGGCTCCTGCCGAATCCCCTCTGCCGACGTATTCGACGGCCTCCGTCCGGCCtccgcccgccgccgcctcaGCTACGCCCTCCGCTCCaccccccaccaccaccaccaccgccggcCCTGCGGCGTCGTCCACGTCGCCGTGCGCGCGCTCGGCCGCTGCGTGGACCAGCTCGCCCCGCCGCCGCTTCCACCGCCGCAGCTCGGGTGGGCCCGCGTGGCCGTCGGAATCCCCGTGGCGGCGGGGGGACACGAGATGGTGAGCGGTGGCAGCAGCAGAGATGGGCGCTTTGCATACGAAGAGAGTTTCCTCTGTCACAGTTATTCTGTATGA